The sequence ACGTCCGACAGCGGCCGCACGAAGGGCACGCCCGAGCGGTGCTGCCAGGCCAGCGAGCCGAAGACGCCCACCGTCAGGTCCAGCGCGGTGCCCAGGGCGGTGACGTCGTCCAGCGCGGGCCCCCAGGTTTCCGGGGCGGAGGGGCGCGCCTCCTCCACCGTGGGCGGCGGCAGCCGGCGCTCCACGGCGGGCAGGGCCAGGTGCAGCGACAGGTGGCGGCGGTCGGGCAGGGTGAGCGTCAAGCGCAGCTCGTCGTCCTTGTCCGGCATGTCCTGGCGGGCGACGGCGAAGGGCCGGCCCTGCTCCCGCCACGCGGTCGCGTGCACGACGACGTCCGGGAGCAGTGGGGTGCGCAGGTGCTCCGCCCAGCCGGCGCCCAGGTACACCCAGTCGTGCCGCACCGGACGTTCACCGTCCATCAGCGGGCGTCTCCTTGGGCCGGGTGGACCACGGGCTTCCTTCCGCGGCGCGGGACGGGGCCAACCCCCGGGGCTCGCGGTCGCGGAAGGGGAACGCAGGACGTCACTGCCCGATTCATTACCCGGATTCACGCGTCCGGTGGGGCCCAACCTGCACGACACGGCACGAGAGCGCCCGGTCCGGCGCCTCTCCCCGGAAATCCGGGTGGGAGCCGCGCGCACGCATGAGGGGTTCCCCTGAGGGCGCCCTGGCGACGTGAGGGGGGCTAGCGGGGCTTCTGGAGGATGGGGCTCACGGCGCTCACGTGCTGGCGGCGCATGTCGATGAGGATGTCGTAGTTGCGCGGCTCGGGGGCGACGGGGCCGGCGGCGAAGCGGTAGAGGCCGCTGACGTCGCGCTCCCGGGGAAAGCGCTCCTTCACCAGGGCCTTGAGCATCTCCTTGGCCACCCACTCCGCGTCCACGGAGACGGAGCCGAACTCGTCCAGGTAGTGGAACGGCGCGGTGGAGTCCGACTGCCGGGCGGTGAGGACGAAGACGCGGGGCTTGCGGTCCGGGACGACGAGGCTGGCGCCCTGCTCCATCAGCGCCAGCTCCCGGCCCTGGGGCAGGGCGAACAGCTCCAGGGACTGCTCGTGCGCGAGCAAGGCGCTGAAGGCGACGAACGCGGTGAGCAGCGCCGTGGCCATGCGCGGGCCGTGCTTCGGCCAGATGGTGCCCAGGTTCACCAGCGACGCGGCGAAGAACACCGCCCACACGCCGGTGAGCGCGTTGAGCGTGCGGTAGGTGGGCCACCGCTCCCCGGCGAGGAAGCTCACCGAGTACGCCGCGCCCGACAGCGCCACCAGCGCCAGCAGCCAGCGCCCCACGCCCCCCAGCCCCGAGCGGCGGCCCTCCACGGCGACGCCCACGCCCAGGAGGGTCAGCGTCAGCACCACCATGGCCCGGTAGCCGTCCATGTCGCCCACCGGCGCCTCGTTGAGCGCGGACAGCGCGAGCGCGTTGGGGAACACGTGCGTGAGCGCCCAGACGGTCTTGTCCACCCAGTGCTTCTCGAAGGTGAGCCGGGGCGAGGGCGGGAAGACGCCCGTCTTGAACAGCACCTGGGTGACGACGTACGCGAGCGCCAGACCGGCGCCCATCACCAGCAGGTGCTTGAGCATCCAGCGCGCGGTGGCCTTCAGCGACACGTCGCGGTGCACCACCAGCGACGCCGCCAGCAGCACCGCGGAGAACAGCCCGCTCACCTGATAGATGAGCGTCGCGGTGGCCATGCAGCCCACCGCGGCCAGCGCGAGCGGCCACCGGACGGGGGCGTCCTCCTGCGGCGGGCCCATGGCGCGGCGGGCGAAGGCGAACGCCCCCAGGCCCAGCATCAGCGCCACCGCCTGCGGCCAGCAGATGCCCCAGTTGGCGATGACCTGCGCGGACGGCGTCACCGTGAGGAACCCCGCCAGGAGCGCCGCGGAGCCCGTCCTCCAACCCTCCCTGCGCAGGAGCAGGAACACCGCCGCCGCGAGCACGCCCAGGCCCGCGACGCCCATGAGGCGCAAGCCCATCAATCCGTCGATGCCACCGGCCGCCTTCGCGGACGCCTCCAGCATCCAGCCATAGAGCGGACGGCCCTGCGAGGCGCAGACGCGCAGGATTTTCCCCGGCTCCTCGCGCGCCTCGCGGAGGATGGCGTAGTCGTCACGCAGGCCATAGCGGTGGATGACCGCGCTCCAGTAGATGAGCCAGGGAAGCAGGAGCAGCAGGGCCACGGTGCCGGGAACCACCAGCGCGCGCGGCGTGGGACGCGTCATCAACGAGAAGGCCATCGAGGTTGACGCAACGTAGCAGAACCCTCCCCACGCCTCCCGGAAGAACCGGGACACGACAACGTTCCAGTCATGGTGACAAGGGCGGGGCTCCAACCACCGGGGCGTCTTCACCGAACTCCGGGCCCGTGGGTTCCCGGATGACGTTGAGCACGGGCCGCGCGTCCGCGAGGGACGGGGTGAAGAGGGAGGGCTGGTCGGGGTCCGCGAACACCGTGGCGAAGTCCTCCGGGGTGAGGGCTCGCGCGAGCCGGGCCGCGAACGAGTCCTTGAGCAGGCGCACGTAGTACTCGACGTCGTAGTCGCGCGCGTCGTCGCCGGCCGGGTCGCCCGGGGCGGGCCGCGGTCCGGGTTCGCCGTCCTCCGCGTCCGCCTCCGGGAGCAGGCCCGCGCGGCCGCCGGTGGCGCGGTAGATGCGCACGCGCTCGCCCAGGGACCAGTGCTCGCGGCCATTGGTGAGCAGCGCTTCGTACGGCAGCTCCCGGCGCTGCTTGCGCGTGGCCAGGTACTGCGAGGGGGACTTGGTCAGCCGCACCTGCGCGGAGACCTCGAAGGTGGGCACCTGGCGGCGGCGCAGCGCCATCACCGCGTCCACGTAGGTGTCACGCACGGCGCGCACGTCGCCGGCCAGGAGGTGCTGGAGGGCGCGGCGCAGGAAGTCCTCTCCGTACGGCTCCGCGCGGCTGGAGCGGAATGCCACACCGCGCAGCAAGAGCGGCCCGGCGTAGGGCTGGAGCGCGTAGTTCTTCGGTTCGTGCGACAGCATGGCGGCGTAGCGCCCGTCGAACTCCAGCCGCACGCGCGGCGGCAGCAGGGCCGCGACCTCCGACACCACGCGGCGCTCGTCGGCCTCCGTCCAGTCCTCCGGCACCGCGAAGTAGACGCCGTCCGTGTCGGCCTCCAGCAGCGTCACGCCCCGGTGCGCCAGCTCGCGGCACAGCAGGCCCAGCAGCTCGCGCCCGCGCCGCGTCACCTCGTTGGCGGCGTGCACGTCGGAGAAGCGGGTGAGGCCCACCGCGCCCAGGTAGCCGTAGGCGGAGTTGATGAGGATCTTCATCGCCGCGGAGAACGCCTCGTGCGTGTGGCGCTCCGCAGAACGGGGTGGGGCCTTCTTCGCCTTCGCCTTCGCGTCCAGGCGTTGATCCACCAGCCGGTCCACCAGCGCGAGCAGCGCGTTCAGCCGGTCTCGCCGCGGGCCGATGCGGTACTCGCGCATGAGCGACGGATAGAGGCTGGCCACGTCCGCCTTCACCACGTGGCGCGCGACGCCGGTGGCGAACAGGTGCAGCGCCGCGCCGCTGTGGGACGTGCCGTCACCGGTCTCATGCGAGGGCAGCGCCGCGCCCGAGCGCACGTAGGCGCGCACCAGCAGCGGATCCAACACGCCCGTCGCGGGCCCCGCGTCCGCCAGCCGCTCGTAGCGCCGGGGGGCCATGCGCGCGAGCGCGAACGCCGCGCCGCCCAGCAGGTGCGCCAGCCCCGCGGCCTCCGTCACGTCCTCGCGCGCGTAGCGGCGCACGCGCTCGGGGTCCTTGAGGAAGACGTCATGGATGCGCGCGCCGGGGATGAGCTCGCGGTCGGGCCCGGACAGGCCCAGGTGCCGCGCCACCGCCTTGAGGCCATGGCCGGGCAGGTCGCGCGCGGAGAAGTCGTGGCGGCGCACGGCGTCCAGCGTGTCGATGAACTCGCGGCCGGGGACGGTGTAGCGCGCGCGGCGCATGGGGTCCGCGTCCCGGCCTCCGGGGCCCCGGTACAGCGCGGCGCCTCTCGCGGAAGGGCGGTGGCGCAGGCCCGGCAGCCCCGCGCGGCCCAGCGCCAGCGGCACGTTCAGCCGCTTCGCGCGCTGGTCCAGGAAGGGCAGGTCGAAGCCGTGCAGGTTGTGGTTCTCCACCACGTCGGGGTCGGCCTCGCGGATGCGCGCAACCAGCCGGCGCAGCAGGTCCGCTTCCCCTTCGTCGCCATCCGCCGTCACCTCCAGCGTCTCCGCGCGGCCGTCCGGGTCCCTCAGCGCGACCAGGAAGATGCGGTCCTTCGACGGGTCCAGCCCGGTGGTCTCCAGGTCGAACTGGAGCCGGCGCAGGTCGTCGAAGACGAGGTCGCGGAAGTACGTGCGCCCGGTGGCCACCAGGTACTGCTCCTCCGGAGGCAGCACCAGCGCCGCGGCCGGGCCCAGGTCACGCAGGTGGCCCACGCGTTGATCCAACCGCTTCGACGCGCCCTTGAGCACCGCGGACGCGAGCGCGCGGCCGTCCTCCGCGCTGACGACGAAGCGCAGCGCGCCGGGCCCCTCCAGCTCCCGGTACGTCATGGCTCCGGGCATGGGCGGCGCGCCCTCGGGCCGCAGCGCGTCGCCCAGGTGCTCCAGGTCCTGGAGCGACGCGAGCAGCACCCAGGGCCGGTACCTCGCGTCCTCGCGCAGCCGCGCGTGCGTGCCCGGCTGCCGCTTCCAGACGAAGGCGCGCCCATCCGGCTCCGCCCACACGGACACGATGCCCGGCGTGGGGTCCCATCCCCACAACCACTCGTCCTCCAGCGGATGGGGCGGCGGGACCATGGGCGGGGACTCGGGGGACGGAAGGCTTGGCGCGCGGACGCTGCTCCTGGCGCTCTTAGGCGCGCGGGTGCCCGCTTCGCAAGGGTGGGCGGACAGGAGCGGCGTGGCGCTGTCGGAAGGGCTTCGCATCGCTGGGGCTCGGCCCCAGCTTGAGGCGCATGGCTGACAGCGGTATGTCAGGATACAGCGGCCATGCAACGCACCGAGCGACTCTTCGCCCTCGCGGAGTACCTGAGGGGCCGGCGCACCGGCGTCACCGCGGAGGTGCTGGCCGAGCGCTTCAGCGTGACGGTGCGGACCATCTACCGGGACCTGGACGCCTTGCGCGCCGCGGCGCTGCCGGTGGGCGCGGAGCGGGGCCGGGGCGGTGGCTACGCGCTGGACCGGGGCTACAGCCTGCCGCCGGTGAACTTCACCGCGCGCGAGGCGGCGCTGGTGGTGGCGCTGGGCCGCTTCGCCATCGACATGCGGCTGCTGCCCTTCACGGGGACGCTGGAGTCGGCGCTCGACAAGGTCCGCTCCGCGCTGTCCACGTCCGCGCAGCGCGAGCTGCTGGCCCGGCTGCGCGAGCTGACGTTCCTGGGCGTGCCATCGCTGCCCACGCGCAAGCCCGTGCGAGAAGCACTGGAGCGCGCGTGGTTCGAGCGCCAGCCGCTGCGCATCACCTACGTGGACAGCAACTTCCTGGAGACGGTGCGCGAGGTGCGCGTCGAGTCCGTGGTGATGGACCGGCACGAGACGCGGCTGGACGCGGTGGACCTCGCGTCCGGCGAGCGGCGGCACTTCCGGCTGGACCGCATCACCCGCGCGGAGGTGGTGGGCACCTGAGCCGCGCGACCCCGCGCCGTCGCACGGGAGCGGGGCCGGCCGGGGCGGTCAGCCGTGCGAGGGGAAGATGCCCTCCATCGCGATGATGAAGTTCACGACCGTGTACGGGTTCTGGATGGGCACGGGCTGGCTGCCGCCGGCGATGCCCACGGACTGCGGGCCCATCACCGTGCTGGGGGTCGTGACGTAGGGCGTGGGGGTGGTGCCCGCGGGATAGGCGGCGAGGTACGCGCCCTCCGGGCTCTCCGTGTTGCCCTCCTGCATGCTGGCCATCAGCGGGTGGGTGTGCGCGGGCATCTGCGTGGAGATGAGCGTCACCGCCGGCGTGCCGGACGCCTCCCCCAGGGTGTGCGGTGCCAGGCCCGGGCCCTGGCCGGGAGCCATGGGGAAGCGGCCCCGCATGTCCGGCAGCGCGAACGTCGTCCTGCCGTCGCCGCCGTACGTCGTGCCCAGGATGGCGAAGAGGGCCTGGTTCTGCGCGATGGACAGCAGCGCACCGTTGCAAAAGGCCCAACCCCGCGGCGCGAAGTCGCCTCCAAACATCCGGATCTCTCCGAGGAACGGCTCAGACATGGTGCCCCCTGGTGTGACTGTGGGTGTTGGTCGTTGAACAGACCATGGGCGGCACCTCCGGTGAAAGAGCGCGGCGCGTCATCAGACAAACCAACCCTGCGTGTGCGAAGCTTCACAATCCGTAGCGGCCCCTTTTTCCTACGCCGCACGTCGCCGCACCGCTTGTCGTTGGGGAGGACCTGTTCCATGTCGCTTCGAGCCTTCATGCCCTTTCGTGGGGCGTTCTCTCGTTTTCGCGTGGTGTCGCTTTGCGCGACGTTGATGGTGTCCGCCTGCACGGAAGGCACGGGTGATGGCCCGGCGGGACCCGAGGGTCCTCCGGGGCCCGCGGGCGCGACGGGCCCCCAGGGACCGGCCGGCCCGCAGGGTGAGAAGGGCGCGACGGGCGAGCCCGGCCTGATGGGGCCCCAGGGGCCGCAGGGCCTGTCGGGTATGGGTGCTCCGGGTCCTCAAGGGCCGCAGGGCGTGCAGGGACCGGCGGGCGCGACGGGCCCCCAGGGGCCCATGGGCCTGATGGGGCCCATGGGGCCGCAGGGCAATGTGGGGCCGATGGGGCCCGCGGGCGCGAAGGGAGACACGGGCCCCGCGGGACCCAAGGGCGACACGGGCTCGACGGGCCCCACGGGTGACGTCGGTCCGGCGGGACCGGCGGGCGCGAAGGGAGACACGGGCGCGACGGGCCCCGCGGGCGCGACGGGCGCCACCGGTGCGACGGGTCCTGCGGGCGCGGTCGGTCCGGCGGGTCCGGAGGGGCCGAAGGGCGACACCGGCGCGGTAGGCCCCATCGGCCCTGCTGGCGCGAAGGGAGACACGGGCGCGACAGGTCCCATGGGCGCGACAGGCCCCACCGGTGCGACGGGTCCCGCGGGCGCGGTGGGTCCGGCGGGTGCGAAGGGTGACAAGGGCGACACGGGCGCGACAGGCCCCACCGGTGCGACGGGTCCTGCCGGCGCCGTCGGTCCGGCGGGCGCGAAGGGCGACACGGGCGCGGCGGGCCCCACGGGCGCCACGGGGCCTGCGGGCGCGGTCGGACCGGCGGGCGCGAAGGGAGACAAGGGCGACACTGGCGCGGCGGGTCCCACGGGAGCGACAGGGCCTGCGGGCGCGGTCGGGCCCGCGGGCGCGACCGGTCCGGCGGGGCCTGCGGGCGCGGCGGGCCCCACGGGCGCGACCGGTGCGACCGGCCCTGTGGGGGCGACCGGCCCCGCGGGACCGCAGGGACCGACGGGCGCCGCGGGTCCGCAAGGGCCGCAGGGACCGTCGGGCACGCAAGGGCTCTACGGTGATGGCTCGGCGGGCGCGTTCAACGTGGGCGTGGGGCAGACGGTGGATCTCACCAGTGCCTCGGCGGCGTCCATGCTGCCCTCGGGCTTCAACCTTCAGTTCACCACCATCAACATCGCGGGAACGCTCAGGGTCCCCAGCGGCACGGTGCTGCGCTCGACGGGAGACATCACCGTGAGCGGCCGGATTGACGTAGATCCAGGCGCGGAGGATGTCGGCAACGGCGAAGCGCCCACGGGTGTCGCCCGGACGGCGGCAACCAACTACAACGGCGGCGCGGGGCTGACGTCGTTCCAGGGTGCCCAGGTGCGCCGGGTTCAGTCGGCTTCGGGCGGAGCTGGTGCGCGCATCTACGCTGGTGCCGGAGGTGGCGCGGGCGGTGGCGCGCTGCTGCTGGCTTCGCGCAGCAACATCCGCATCGTCACAGGGGCCAACATCAACGCGAGCGGACAGGACGGCGTGAGTACAGCCGTTACGAACGTATCCGTTGTGGGCACAGGTGGAGGGGGGGGCGGCATTGTGTTGGTCGCGGCGAAGGGGAACATCACGCTTGGCGGCACCATCCGTGTTCAGGGCGGTAACGGCTCTAACGGCTATGATGGCAATGGCGGCTCGGGTGAAGGCGGAGGAGGAGGTGGTGGTGGTGGCATTGTTCACTTCATCTCCTCCACGGCCCCCAGTGTGACGGGCTCCGTGGTAACGGCGGGAGGCGCGGCGGGAGCCAACGATCTGGGTGTCAACAGCGCAGCTCCGGGTGGTGGTGGCGGTGGCAGCGGCGGCAACGGAGGCAACGGAGGTGGTACCGTCCCGACCACGACGACGATCGTGAACCCCTCCGCAGGCACGGGCGGCTACTTCCTCCAGACGATCGCCCCGGAGCCGGAGTCGCTGCTGGGCCTGTGAGCACGGGCCGTCACGGGACCGGCGTGCTCACCTGACGCCGGTTCCGGAGTCGCCCTCCGGAGCCCGCCACTCCAGCTCCAGGTAGGGCGACGTCGCGTCGCCTCCCGGCACGGGCGTGAAGCCGTGCCGGGTGTAGAGCCGCAGCGCCGGGTTGGCGCGCGTGACGTGCAGCCGCACGGGCACCCGCGCCCGCGCTGCCTCCGCTTGAAGCCCGTTCAAGAGCCACGTGCCCAGGCCGCGTCCCCGATGCGTGGGGAGCAGGGCCATGTCCACCAGCAGCACCTCCGTGGGCGTGCGCACGAGCCACTGGCGGCCCACGGGAGCCCCGTCCACTTCGACGAGGGCATGGCCCTCCGAGGGGTACTTCGCCGCGTAGTGGCGGGCTTGAGCCTGGTACTGCATGCGCAGGAACAGCTCCGCCTGCGCGGGCGGCCAGCCCCAGGCGGCCAGCTCCTGTTCGCGCGTGCTCGCGTAGAGCGTGAAGAGGAACGCGTCGTCCTGGGGCGTGACGGGGCGCAGACGTGGCGCGAGGGGCACGGTGGGTCCTTCCGCGTTGCCCGAGGGGCATCGATCCACGGACCATGGACCCTAGCGCATGCATCCTCCTCCCTGAGCCCCGCCGGCGCCCGCCCACTTCGAACTGGTCCGACAGTCGGACCAGTTGAAGAACCTCGGGCCGGGGGCCCGCTCCCTCCCCACGCCGGAAACCTGTCCGACCCGCAGACAGGTTGGGACCGCGCCGGGCGGGCGGTGTACAGCATGAAGAGAGGGGGGCCCGGTGCGCCCCCGTCGCCAGGAGGTCCCGCCGGTGTCGTCCCGTCTTCCTCAACACGTGCGCGTCGCCATCGTGGGCGCGGGCTTCGCAGGGCTGGGCATGGCCATCCGGCTGAAACAGGACGGCATCGACGACTTCGTCATCCTGGAGCGCGCCGCCGAGGTGGGCGGCGTCTGGCGCGACAACGTCTATCCCGGCATCGCGTGCGACGTGCAGTCGCTGCTGTACTCGTTCTCCTTCGCCCCGAACCCCGGCTGGTCGCGCGTCTACTCGCCCGGCTGGGAGATCCAGGCATACCTGCGCGACTGCGTTGAGCGCTTCCAGCTCACGCCCTTCCTGCGCTTCGGGCACGCGGTCCTCTCCGCGAAGTGGGACCCGGCGACGCGCCGCTGGGGGGTGGAGACGTCCCAGGGCACCCTCACCGCGGACGTCTTCGTGACCGCGGTGGGCGCGCTGAGCGAGCCCATCATCCCGCACCTGCCCGGCCTGGAGCGCTTCCGGGGCAAGGTGATGCACTCGGCGAGGTGGGACCCGGGCCACGCGCTGGCTGGACGCAACGTGGGCGTGGTGGGCACGGGGGCTTCGGCGGCGCAGATCGTGCCGGCCATCCAGCCGGAGGTCGGCCGGCTCGTCCTCTTCCAGCGTACGCCCGCGTGGGTGCTGCCCCGGGGGGACAAGCCCATCAGCGGCCCGCGTCGCGCGCTGTACCGGCGGGTGCCGGGCGTGCGGTGGCTCTTTCGCGAAGGGCTGCGCCTGTTGCGCGAGGCCCTGGCCGTGGGCTTCCAGCACCCGTGGATCCTCCGGCTCGGGCAGCGGTTCGCGCTCCGGCACCTGCGCCAGGTGGTGACGGACCCCGCGCTGCGGGACCGGCTCACGCCCCGGTACACCATGGGCTGCAAGCGCGTCATCGTCTCCGACGACTACCTGCCGGCCCTCACGCGCCCCAACGTGGAGGTCGTCACGTCCCCCCTCCGCGAGGTGCGCGAGGACGCCGTCGTCACCGGGGACGGCGCCGTGCACCCGGTGGACACGCTCATCTTCGGCACCGGCTTCCAGCCGACGGACATGCCGCTGGGCCACCACATCCAGGGGCGTGAGGGGCGTACGCTCGCGCAGGTGTGGGCGGGCAGCCCGAAGGCGTACCTGGGCATCACCGTGAGCGGTTTCCCCAACCTCTTCCTCCTGCAGGGGCCCAACACCAACCTGGGCCACACGTCCGTGATCCTCATGATGGAGGCCCAGCTGGACCACGTGCTGGGCGCACTGCGTTACCTGGACGCGCGCGGCGCCGCCGCCGTGGAGCCTGATCCCGGCGTGCAGGACGCCTTCATCCGGGACCTGGACGCGCGCATGTCCCGCACGGTCTGGAGC is a genomic window of Corallococcus macrosporus containing:
- the mdcG gene encoding malonate decarboxylase holo-[acyl-carrier-protein] synthase — its product is MDGERPVRHDWVYLGAGWAEHLRTPLLPDVVVHATAWREQGRPFAVARQDMPDKDDELRLTLTLPDRRHLSLHLALPAVERRLPPPTVEEARPSAPETWGPALDDVTALGTALDLTVGVFGSLAWQHRSGVPFVRPLSDVDLLFAPARWSDVERLLFGLEAVSRRHSVVRLDGEVLLPDGGAVSWRELALEPERIWVTGPRGATTRTLRELRALFPTES
- a CDS encoding DUF6541 family protein codes for the protein MAFSLMTRPTPRALVVPGTVALLLLLPWLIYWSAVIHRYGLRDDYAILREAREEPGKILRVCASQGRPLYGWMLEASAKAAGGIDGLMGLRLMGVAGLGVLAAAVFLLLRREGWRTGSAALLAGFLTVTPSAQVIANWGICWPQAVALMLGLGAFAFARRAMGPPQEDAPVRWPLALAAVGCMATATLIYQVSGLFSAVLLAASLVVHRDVSLKATARWMLKHLLVMGAGLALAYVVTQVLFKTGVFPPSPRLTFEKHWVDKTVWALTHVFPNALALSALNEAPVGDMDGYRAMVVLTLTLLGVGVAVEGRRSGLGGVGRWLLALVALSGAAYSVSFLAGERWPTYRTLNALTGVWAVFFAASLVNLGTIWPKHGPRMATALLTAFVAFSALLAHEQSLELFALPQGRELALMEQGASLVVPDRKPRVFVLTARQSDSTAPFHYLDEFGSVSVDAEWVAKEMLKALVKERFPRERDVSGLYRFAAGPVAPEPRNYDILIDMRRQHVSAVSPILQKPR
- a CDS encoding ribonuclease H-like domain-containing protein produces the protein MVPPPHPLEDEWLWGWDPTPGIVSVWAEPDGRAFVWKRQPGTHARLREDARYRPWVLLASLQDLEHLGDALRPEGAPPMPGAMTYRELEGPGALRFVVSAEDGRALASAVLKGASKRLDQRVGHLRDLGPAAALVLPPEEQYLVATGRTYFRDLVFDDLRRLQFDLETTGLDPSKDRIFLVALRDPDGRAETLEVTADGDEGEADLLRRLVARIREADPDVVENHNLHGFDLPFLDQRAKRLNVPLALGRAGLPGLRHRPSARGAALYRGPGGRDADPMRRARYTVPGREFIDTLDAVRRHDFSARDLPGHGLKAVARHLGLSGPDRELIPGARIHDVFLKDPERVRRYAREDVTEAAGLAHLLGGAAFALARMAPRRYERLADAGPATGVLDPLLVRAYVRSGAALPSHETGDGTSHSGAALHLFATGVARHVVKADVASLYPSLMREYRIGPRRDRLNALLALVDRLVDQRLDAKAKAKKAPPRSAERHTHEAFSAAMKILINSAYGYLGAVGLTRFSDVHAANEVTRRGRELLGLLCRELAHRGVTLLEADTDGVYFAVPEDWTEADERRVVSEVAALLPPRVRLEFDGRYAAMLSHEPKNYALQPYAGPLLLRGVAFRSSRAEPYGEDFLRRALQHLLAGDVRAVRDTYVDAVMALRRRQVPTFEVSAQVRLTKSPSQYLATRKQRRELPYEALLTNGREHWSLGERVRIYRATGGRAGLLPEADAEDGEPGPRPAPGDPAGDDARDYDVEYYVRLLKDSFAARLARALTPEDFATVFADPDQPSLFTPSLADARPVLNVIREPTGPEFGEDAPVVGAPPLSP
- a CDS encoding helix-turn-helix transcriptional regulator — its product is MQRTERLFALAEYLRGRRTGVTAEVLAERFSVTVRTIYRDLDALRAAALPVGAERGRGGGYALDRGYSLPPVNFTAREAALVVALGRFAIDMRLLPFTGTLESALDKVRSALSTSAQRELLARLRELTFLGVPSLPTRKPVREALERAWFERQPLRITYVDSNFLETVREVRVESVVMDRHETRLDAVDLASGERRHFRLDRITRAEVVGT
- a CDS encoding phage tail protein; the encoded protein is MSEPFLGEIRMFGGDFAPRGWAFCNGALLSIAQNQALFAILGTTYGGDGRTTFALPDMRGRFPMAPGQGPGLAPHTLGEASGTPAVTLISTQMPAHTHPLMASMQEGNTESPEGAYLAAYPAGTTPTPYVTTPSTVMGPQSVGIAGGSQPVPIQNPYTVVNFIIAMEGIFPSHG
- a CDS encoding collagen-like protein; translated protein: MSLRAFMPFRGAFSRFRVVSLCATLMVSACTEGTGDGPAGPEGPPGPAGATGPQGPAGPQGEKGATGEPGLMGPQGPQGLSGMGAPGPQGPQGVQGPAGATGPQGPMGLMGPMGPQGNVGPMGPAGAKGDTGPAGPKGDTGSTGPTGDVGPAGPAGAKGDTGATGPAGATGATGATGPAGAVGPAGPEGPKGDTGAVGPIGPAGAKGDTGATGPMGATGPTGATGPAGAVGPAGAKGDKGDTGATGPTGATGPAGAVGPAGAKGDTGAAGPTGATGPAGAVGPAGAKGDKGDTGAAGPTGATGPAGAVGPAGATGPAGPAGAAGPTGATGATGPVGATGPAGPQGPTGAAGPQGPQGPSGTQGLYGDGSAGAFNVGVGQTVDLTSASAASMLPSGFNLQFTTINIAGTLRVPSGTVLRSTGDITVSGRIDVDPGAEDVGNGEAPTGVARTAATNYNGGAGLTSFQGAQVRRVQSASGGAGARIYAGAGGGAGGGALLLASRSNIRIVTGANINASGQDGVSTAVTNVSVVGTGGGGGGIVLVAAKGNITLGGTIRVQGGNGSNGYDGNGGSGEGGGGGGGGGIVHFISSTAPSVTGSVVTAGGAAGANDLGVNSAAPGGGGGGSGGNGGNGGGTVPTTTTIVNPSAGTGGYFLQTIAPEPESLLGL
- a CDS encoding GNAT family N-acetyltransferase, with the protein product MPLAPRLRPVTPQDDAFLFTLYASTREQELAAWGWPPAQAELFLRMQYQAQARHYAAKYPSEGHALVEVDGAPVGRQWLVRTPTEVLLVDMALLPTHRGRGLGTWLLNGLQAEAARARVPVRLHVTRANPALRLYTRHGFTPVPGGDATSPYLELEWRAPEGDSGTGVR
- a CDS encoding flavin-containing monooxygenase; amino-acid sequence: MSSRLPQHVRVAIVGAGFAGLGMAIRLKQDGIDDFVILERAAEVGGVWRDNVYPGIACDVQSLLYSFSFAPNPGWSRVYSPGWEIQAYLRDCVERFQLTPFLRFGHAVLSAKWDPATRRWGVETSQGTLTADVFVTAVGALSEPIIPHLPGLERFRGKVMHSARWDPGHALAGRNVGVVGTGASAAQIVPAIQPEVGRLVLFQRTPAWVLPRGDKPISGPRRALYRRVPGVRWLFREGLRLLREALAVGFQHPWILRLGQRFALRHLRQVVTDPALRDRLTPRYTMGCKRVIVSDDYLPALTRPNVEVVTSPLREVREDAVVTGDGAVHPVDTLIFGTGFQPTDMPLGHHIQGREGRTLAQVWAGSPKAYLGITVSGFPNLFLLQGPNTNLGHTSVILMMEAQLDHVLGALRYLDARGAAAVEPDPGVQDAFIRDLDARMSRTVWSQGGCRSWYLDATGRNSALWPGTTSSFRRRVEHFEPSEYVTLPRPVSRLPARS